In Capsicum annuum cultivar UCD-10X-F1 chromosome 7, UCD10Xv1.1, whole genome shotgun sequence, one genomic interval encodes:
- the LOC107877195 gene encoding nudix hydrolase 2, which yields MGSFGEAIDVEMEIFEANEDNYGGVTVNMKKEEPMDSLKFHSMLRASISYWRIEGKKGVWIKLPIELAHLVDAVVKEGFWYHHAEATYLMLVYWIPHEVPHTLPANASHRVGIGAFVLNQDGQMLVVKEKSGRSTGTWKLPTGGVDEGEDICMAAVREVQEETGIETEFVELLAFRQSHKSFFGKSDLFFICMLKSLSFSIHKQDAEIEEAKWMEIEEYASQPKLNQSELSKIIANICVAKTKEKYTGFSALLTTTGLSGKKCYLYSNI from the exons ATGGGTTCTTTTGGAGAGGCAATTGACGTAGAAATGGAAATATTTGAGGCAAATGAAGATAACTATGGAGGAGTTACTGTGAACATGAAGAAAGAGGAGCCAATGGATTCTCTTAAATTTCATAGTATGCTAAGGGCTTCCATTTCTTATTGGAGAATagag GGAAAGAAGGGCGTTTGGATTAAGTTACCTATAGAACTTGCTCATCTTGTTGATGCAGTGGTGAAG GAGGGGTTTTGGTATCATCATGCAGAGGCAACATATTTGATGCTTGTGTATTGGATTCCTCATGAAGTACCTCATACTTTGCCTGCTAATGCTTCTCATCGTGTTGGTATTGGTGCTTTCGTCCTCAACCAAGATGGACAG ATGCTGGTGGTTAAAGAAAAATCTGGAAGAAGCACTGGGACTTGGAAGCTGCCTACTGGCGGCGTTGATGAG GGCGAGGATATATGTATGGCAGCCGTTAGAGAAGTGCAAGAAGAGACGGGA ATTGAGACAGAGTTTGTTGAGCTCCTTGCTTTCAG ACAAAGCCACAAATCATTCTTTGGAAAATCGGATTTGTTCTTCATATGCATGCTAAAATcactcagtttcagtattcacAAGCAAGATGCTGAAATTGAGGAAGCTAAG TGGATGGAAATAGAAGAATATGCAAGTCAGCCAAAGTTGAACCAAAGTGAACTCTCCAAAATCATCGCCAATATATGTGTAGCCAAGACTAAGGAGAAGTACACTGGGTTTTCTGCTCTTCTTACAACTACTGGACTGTCTGGCAAGAAGTGCTATTTATACTCTAATATATGA